CTTCTTCGCGCTGCTCGCGGAGAACGTCTCGCTGCTGCGGCAGGTGCTGAAAACTGAAAACAGCGTCGTCGTCGGCTCGGGCGAGGCGATGATGATACTTTGGGGCGCCCTTAAGAGCGTAGTGAAGCCCGGCGATCGGGTGCTCGCGGTCTCAAACGGCCTCTTCGGCCACGGCTTCGGCGAGATGGCCGAGGCGATCGGCGCGCGTGCGGAATACATGGAGGCCCCCGACGGCAAGTTCGTCGACAAAGAGGCGCTGCGCAAGAAGATAGCGGCGTTCTGTCCCGACGTCGTGACCGCCGTGCACTGCGAGACCCCCAGCGGCCTTCTGAACCCGATCGCCGAGATCGCCCCCGTCGTCGCCGAAAGCGGCGCCCTCTTCATCGTAGACTTCGTCGCGAGCGCCGTCGGGGCCGACGTCCGCGTCGACGAATGGGGCATAGACCTCGGACTGCTCGGAAGCCAGAAGTGCCTGTCGCTGCTGCCCGACATATCGATGCTCACGATAAGCGGCAGAGCCTGGAAACGGGCGGAAGAGGTAAACTACGCGGGGTACGACGCGATACTCCCCTGGAAAGAGGCCTTAAACGTAAAGGCGATGCCCTACACCCACAACTGGCAGGCGAATGCCGCGCTGAACCTCGCGCTCAAGAGCGTGCTCGAAGAGGGACTGGAAAATTCCTTTAAACGCCACGCGGAGGCCGCGGCGTACTGCCGCGCGCGCGCTCGGCAGATGGGACTCAAGCTCTACGCGGCGGAAGAATCGCTCGCCTCGCCGACGGTCACCGCTATCATGGTCCCGGACGGCTGGACGTGGCCGGAGCTTGACGCCGCCTTCCGTAAGGAGGGGCTTGGCGTGGGCGGCAGCTACGGCGCGCTCGCGGGAAAGGTATTCCGTATCGGGCACATGGGCAGCCAGGCCGATATGGAGCTCGTAAAGCGCGGTATGGACGTGATCGAAAGGGTGCTCAAAGGGAGATAGTGCAAGCGTCATGCGCGGAAAAATTCCCCGATCTTTTCCGCGATCTTCGCCGAGGCGCCTCGCCGCAGGTTCAGCTTCGCGTACTCTTCGGCGATCCCGCGCCGCCTTTCCGGGGATTCGATAAGCTCGGAGATGTAGTAACAGGCGCTCTCCGGCGTCATTATCTCGCGCCGCTCCGGCAGCACCGGACGTCCAGCCAGCCGGTTGGGCAGGGAGACATAATTTTCTTTCGAGTTGTACCAGAAAACAAGCCGCTTCTTCAGGAGCCGCAGGCCCGGCGCGCTCGGGGAAATCGCCCCGGCGAGCCCGTCAAGCGGGATGTTCTCGGCCTGATTGAGCGGCGCGATCATAAGCAGCGGCACGCCCAGCGAGGCGATCTGCAGATTGTTGGTGCCGGGGAAAGCCACGGCGAGGGAGGCGGCGGCGATCGCCTCATACTGACCGGAACGCACCAGCGGCACGCGGCAGCCGTCGTCGGGAAGTATCTCCTCCACGTGCTCCCCGCCGCGCCATTTTAGCCCCGCCTTTTCAAGCCCCGAACGAAGACACGCCTCGTCGACCGTCGGCGCCACGGGAAAGACCGCCTGCCAATCGGGATACTTCTTATGAAGGATGCGCGCGCACTCGCTGTAAAAGGCAAAGCCAAGCTCATACTCAAACGGTCGGCTGCCGGGCATAAAGCAGATGATATGCTCCGCGGCAATGCCGTACCGGCGGCGGAACTCTTCCGCGCGGCAGCTGCCGCGTTCCGGCACGCTGTCCAGTATCAGGTTGCCGACAAGGCTGCGCCGGTCCGCCGCCACCCCGGCTTTTTCAAAACGCCGCTGCGCAAACTCGTCAGGAATGAAATAGTGGCGCACACGCCCGCGCCAGCGCGGCCGCGCGGTATATATCATCCACGGGGCGCGGAGCTTCATCGACAGCGCCCAGCCATACATCGGGTCCCCACCAAGCTGCAGGATGAGCCGCCTGCCCTCTGAAGGCGCTGCGCGCATCGCTTCGCGCAGCCGCACGACATCGGCTACCCCGGGCATCAGGCGGGCGCTCCCCGCCTCCATGCCGCTCGCGTACGGGCAGGGCAGCGTCACCCCCGTAATGCTCAACTCAAGCCGGCTCTCGGCCAGGGCCTTTGTGACGGGCCCCATCCAACCGGAGACCTCCCCCGGAGAGTTGGAAAGTATAAATAAAGTGTTCATAAATTCACTCCGTTTCAGGTGGATGACATGGTATAATTATAGACTGATTGGGGGATTCTACAAATGTTTATTCCTCTGGAGGGCGAAAACATCGTCTGCCTCGCCAACGTGGTAGCGATCTACCGAAGCGGAATCCAAACGGTGATCCTCAAAAGAGACGGCTCGACGGAGACGACGTCGTTTACCCCGCCGACCCTGGCAAAGAGGCAGAAAGCCCTGGGGGCCGATATTGACGCGCATTTGGCCCCGACACATACGACCCGGAAGCGCGCCGCGCGAAACACAGGCGAATAGGCGGCGGACGGTTTTGCAAATTCATGATTCTTGAGAGTAAAGGAGTTATATATATGTCAGATATGGACATCCCAGCAAACGCGCAGCAGAACGGAGCCAACGCCTCGGACTATACGGCAAAGGACATCCACGTTCTTGAGGGGCTCGAGGCGGTACGCAAACGCCCCGGCATGTACATCGGCGACCAGAGCCAGCGCGGACTTCACCACCTCGTCTACGAAGTGGTAGACAACTCGATAGACGAATCGCTCGCGGGCTTCTGCGACACGATCGACGTGACGATAAATATCGACGGCAGCGTCACCGTCGTCGACAACGGACGCGGCATCCCCACCGAGATGCACGAGTCGGGCAAGTCTGCGGCCGAAGTCGTCCTCACGGTGCTCCACGCGGGCGGAAAGTTCGACAAGAGCGCCTACCAGGTCTCCGGCGGACTCCACGGCGTCGGCGTCTCCGTCGTCAACGCCCTCTCCGTCTGGCTCGAACTGACGATCTGGCGCAACGGCAAAGAATACCACCAGCGTTATGAGCGCGGCATCCCCATGACGGGGCTGGAGGCCGTCGGCGATACGGAACTGCGCGGCACGCGTGTGCAGTTCATGCCGGACGAAGAGATATTCTCCACGACGGAATTCCAGGCCGACATCCTCAAACAGCGTCTGCGCGAACTCGCCTTCCTCAACTCGCACATCACCATCAACTTTGAGGACCTGCGCCCCGAGAAGCCCGAGAAAAAGAGCTACAACTACCCCGGCGGCATCTCCTCCTTCGTCGAATACCTCAACAAAGGCAAAGAGGTGCTCTTCAAGGGCCCCATGATCATCAGCGGCGAAAAGGACCAGACGCAGGTGGACGTCGCCATCCAGTACAACGACACCTATCTGGAAAGGCTCTACGGATTCGTCAACCTCATCAACACCATCGAGGGAGGCACCCACGTCGCCGGCTTCCGTTCCGCGATGACGCGCGCGATAAACGACGAGGCGCGCAAGCTCAAAATACTGAAAGAGAAGGACAACAATCTCTCCGGCGACGACCTCAAAGAGGGACTCACCGCCGTCATCTCCGTCAAAGTGATGGAGCCGCAGTTCGAGGGGCAGACCAAGACCAAGCTCGGCAACAACGACGTCAAGGGCATCGTCGACTCCATCGTCTACGAGGGGCTCAAAAACGCCCTCGACGAACGCCCCGAGATCCTGAAGCCGATCGTCGAGAGCGCCCTCCGCGCGCGCCAGGCCCGCGAGGCGGCGAAAAAAGCCAAGGAGCTCGTGCGCCGCAAGTCGATAATGAGCGGCCTCACCCTTCCCGGGAAGCTGTCGGACTGCTCGAACCGCAACCCCGCCGACTGCGAAATATACATCGTTGAGGGAGATTCCGCGGGGGGCAGCGCCAAACAGGGGCGCAACCGCGAATTCCAGGCGATCCTGCCGCTGCGCGGCAAGATACTCAACGTCGAAAAGGCCCGCCTCGAAAAGATACTCAGCAGCGAGACGATCCGCAACATCATCCTCGCCCTCGGCTGCGGCGTCGGCGACGACTTCAACGACGAAAAGCTGCGCTACCATAAAATCTTCATCATGGCCGATGCCGACGTCGACGGAGCCCACATCAGGACGCTGCTGCTGACGCTGTTCTTCCGTTACATGCCGCAGATCATCGAGAAAGGCTACCTCTACGTCGCGCAGCCGCCGCTCTTCCGCGTGCAGTGCGGCAAAGATGTCACCTACTGCTTCTCCGAAAAGGAGATGAAAGAGGCGCAGAACAAGGCCAACGGTAAAAAAGTCGACGTCCAGCGCTACAAGGGACTCGGCGAAATGAACGCCGAACAGCTATGGGAGACGACGATGAACCCGGAAAACCGTATCGTCAACCGCGTCGAGGTGCAGGACGCCGTCGAAGCCGACGAACTCTTCGGCATCCTCATGGGCGACGTCGTCGAACCGCGGAGAAAATTCATCGAACAATTCGGCAAAGAGGTCAAGAACCTCGATATATAGCCCTCCAGCGCCGTCCTCCGGAGAAACTATCTCTGACGGCCGGCGCTCATTTTTTAATAGCACGGCGACGTAACAGACATGCCCATACTCAAAATTACGTTGCGGAGGTTACCACAATGACGGATAAAATAGCTCTATTTGAAAACAAAAAGATCCGTTCCGTATGGGCGGAGACGGAGGAAAAATGGTACTTCTCCATAGTGGACGTAATCGGCGCATTGACCGGAAGCGCTAATCCACGTAAGTATTGGAGCGTCTTAAAGACCAGGCTCAAGGCAGAGGGAAGTGAGTTGACTACAAAATGTAGTCAACTGAAAATGCGTGCGGCAGACGGGAAATTTTATAAAACAGACGCCGCCGCGACAGAACAGCTTCTCCGCATCATACAGTCGGTTCCCTCACCCAAAGCTGAACCATTCAAGCTTTGGCTCGCACACGTCGGCACTGAGCGCATCGAAGAGACGACAGACCCAGAACTGGCCATTGACCGCGCCTTTGAGACATATCTGAAAAAGGGCTACACAAAAGAGTGGATACACCAGCGGCTGCTGTCAATACGAATCCGCAACGACCTCACTGCGGAATGGGAGGGACGCGGCGTGAAAAAAGGCGTCGAATACGCCATCCTTACCGATGAAATAACCAAGGCGTGGACAGGAATGACTACGCGCCAATATAAAAACTTCAAAGGGCTGAAAAAAGAAAACATCCGCGATAACATGAGCGACCTCGAGCTGGTGCTGAACATGCTCGCGGAAGCAACTACGACAGAGGTATCAAAAAGCATAACCCCAGAAACCTTCGAGGAAAACCGCAAGGTCGCAATGACCGGCGGCGAGGCGGCCGGAGAAGCGAGAAGGGCCGTGGAATCGCGTACCGGTAAATCAGTCATAACCAAACAAACGGCGCTGGACTTCACGCATATCATAGAGTCGGTCGGCGAGGTCGAAAACAATGATTCATAACAGACCGCTGCCGATGGAAGAATAAGATGTTCCTACTCTACAAATTGGCAGGCTCCATGATCGTCCCACCGGGGCTTTTTATCATCATCCTTCTGCTCCTGGCAGCCGTCGCGTGGAGAAAACCGCGCAGAAAAGGGCTGGCCTTCTCGCTGTGTCTCTTCGCCTTCATACTCTGCGTCATGAGCACCTCCGCCGGCGCGCTGCTGATCACCGGCCCGCTTGAGACATTATACAAAGCTAAACTTCCGCCGCAAAACGCCGACGCCGCGATCCTGGTCCTCGCGGGAGGCTCCTCCTATGACGACAAAGGCTCGTCGGTCCAGCCCGGGGTCTACGCGATGGAGCGCGTCTACGCCGCCGTCCAACTGGCAAAAGAACGCCCCGGCCACTCCACGCTGATACTCTCCGGCGGCAACGTCTTCGGCGCCAACGACCGCTCCGAAGCGGCGGCGCTGCGGGACGCCGCCCGCGCGATGGGCTGGGAGGGCAAAACGATCCTCGAAGAAAAATCCCGCACCACCTCCGAAAACATGAGCCTCAGCGCGAAAATCATCCGGCAGCAGGGCCTCAATCACGTAATAATCGTCACAAACGCCTTCCACATCCCGCGCGCCATACGCCTGGCTGAAAAACAGATGCCATACATACAGAGATACCCCTGCCCCAGCGGACGCCTGACAGACCCCGTGATAAGGGGCCTGTCGTCGTTCCTGCCCAACAGCGGTGATTTAAACGCCTCCTGCCTCGGCATAAGGGAATGGATCGGCATCATGGCATATAAGATAACCGGATTTGTAAAAAGGTAGGTTGTAAGCTAGCCAGCCACATCTACGCCGACATGATACTGAAAATACAAAAAGCTAAGGGGCGCTGCCGGGTATTCTCAGCAAAGCCCCTTAGTTAGGAATCAACCACCTATCGCAGGAAGCTGCGGACAGAGGTTTCTTAACTCTCCATACAGCTCCTTCGCCATCTCAATCCGGCCATCTTTAGCTTTTTGCGGCTTTCGCACAACCGTTTCACTCCATACGTCGACAACGCCTTCCTCTTTTGACAGATAAAGCGCCGTCGCCGCTAATTCCAGTACGACGGAGCTGGAATCAGCGGCTTTTTGCGCAAGTTGGATAAACGCTTCCGGCAACGCGTCGACATCTGACGCTTTGCTATTAGCGGTATAAACAGAATATGCGGTTCCCCAGGAAGTATTTACTTCCTCCTCTTTAAAAAAACCCGACGCGGCGCCATAGTCCGCAGCATCCGCCAGTTCTTCGCAGTAGGGCCCGTAATGATAATATTGGTAGACAAGGTTGGAATCCAGCCCTGCCGCCTGTAATATATACATAGTCTTTTGAAGCCTTATCCGGCCGACCAGTTTTCCGCCAACGGTCTTAATCAGCCGCGCGATCAGCATTGCGTCATCTTTTAGCTGCATTAGGCCACCTCCGTCATTTTATAATTCTTAACCCGATCTTTCAGGTAATTTTCCGCATCGCCGCCATATTCACTGACGTAGCCCCTAATTTCTACAAAAGACCCGATACTCCAGACAACATCGGAAATATCCGT
The window above is part of the Cloacibacillus evryensis DSM 19522 genome. Proteins encoded here:
- a CDS encoding pyridoxal-phosphate-dependent aminotransferase family protein translates to MQTYKIPLVPGPSSVPLKYREAYLTDYGSTDLEDDFFALLAENVSLLRQVLKTENSVVVGSGEAMMILWGALKSVVKPGDRVLAVSNGLFGHGFGEMAEAIGARAEYMEAPDGKFVDKEALRKKIAAFCPDVVTAVHCETPSGLLNPIAEIAPVVAESGALFIVDFVASAVGADVRVDEWGIDLGLLGSQKCLSLLPDISMLTISGRAWKRAEEVNYAGYDAILPWKEALNVKAMPYTHNWQANAALNLALKSVLEEGLENSFKRHAEAAAYCRARARQMGLKLYAAEESLASPTVTAIMVPDGWTWPELDAAFRKEGLGVGGSYGALAGKVFRIGHMGSQADMELVKRGMDVIERVLKGR
- the gyrB gene encoding DNA topoisomerase (ATP-hydrolyzing) subunit B, whose translation is MSDMDIPANAQQNGANASDYTAKDIHVLEGLEAVRKRPGMYIGDQSQRGLHHLVYEVVDNSIDESLAGFCDTIDVTINIDGSVTVVDNGRGIPTEMHESGKSAAEVVLTVLHAGGKFDKSAYQVSGGLHGVGVSVVNALSVWLELTIWRNGKEYHQRYERGIPMTGLEAVGDTELRGTRVQFMPDEEIFSTTEFQADILKQRLRELAFLNSHITINFEDLRPEKPEKKSYNYPGGISSFVEYLNKGKEVLFKGPMIISGEKDQTQVDVAIQYNDTYLERLYGFVNLINTIEGGTHVAGFRSAMTRAINDEARKLKILKEKDNNLSGDDLKEGLTAVISVKVMEPQFEGQTKTKLGNNDVKGIVDSIVYEGLKNALDERPEILKPIVESALRARQAREAAKKAKELVRRKSIMSGLTLPGKLSDCSNRNPADCEIYIVEGDSAGGSAKQGRNREFQAILPLRGKILNVEKARLEKILSSETIRNIILALGCGVGDDFNDEKLRYHKIFIMADADVDGAHIRTLLLTLFFRYMPQIIEKGYLYVAQPPLFRVQCGKDVTYCFSEKEMKEAQNKANGKKVDVQRYKGLGEMNAEQLWETTMNPENRIVNRVEVQDAVEADELFGILMGDVVEPRRKFIEQFGKEVKNLDI
- a CDS encoding BRO-N domain-containing protein, coding for MTDKIALFENKKIRSVWAETEEKWYFSIVDVIGALTGSANPRKYWSVLKTRLKAEGSELTTKCSQLKMRAADGKFYKTDAAATEQLLRIIQSVPSPKAEPFKLWLAHVGTERIEETTDPELAIDRAFETYLKKGYTKEWIHQRLLSIRIRNDLTAEWEGRGVKKGVEYAILTDEITKAWTGMTTRQYKNFKGLKKENIRDNMSDLELVLNMLAEATTTEVSKSITPETFEENRKVAMTGGEAAGEARRAVESRTGKSVITKQTALDFTHIIESVGEVENNDS
- a CDS encoding YdcF family protein; amino-acid sequence: MFLLYKLAGSMIVPPGLFIIILLLLAAVAWRKPRRKGLAFSLCLFAFILCVMSTSAGALLITGPLETLYKAKLPPQNADAAILVLAGGSSYDDKGSSVQPGVYAMERVYAAVQLAKERPGHSTLILSGGNVFGANDRSEAAALRDAARAMGWEGKTILEEKSRTTSENMSLSAKIIRQQGLNHVIIVTNAFHIPRAIRLAEKQMPYIQRYPCPSGRLTDPVIRGLSSFLPNSGDLNASCLGIREWIGIMAYKITGFVKR